ATCCGGCGGCAGCATCCTTCGCCGCGCCGAGCATCGCTGCACCGAACCGCGTCGCCCGGGAACTCAGCGGGATCTGCCCGTATTTGTAGCGCCCGATCTGCACAGTCGCCAGATAGGTCGCCAGGGGAGTCGTCGACTCATAGGTCCAGCGGGTCCGCCCGGCCTTGCGCGTCTTCTTCGTCAGAGACCCGTTGGAGACCACCGTGTACTCGGACTCGACGAGCACGGAGATCCTGTACTGCGCTTTGTTCGAGGGATGGTCATTGCACGGGAACCAGGTCGAAGCACCCACGGGCTGGCCGGCCACGAGCACCCCGTCTTCGAGCTCCTCCCAGCCGATGTCGCCCCAGGTCCCGATCGCCGGTTCCGGGTTGCCCGCGTAGCCGATGTCGATGACCACCGGCTGGTCGCTCTTCAGCGCCGGGGTGGTCAGTCGCAGCTTCTTCCCTCGAGAGGCGAAACGGGCCTTCCTGCCGTTGACGCTGGCCTTGGTCACCCGCAGCCCCGTGAGGTCGAGGACGATCGCAGAGGTGTCCGTGAGCACCCGGCCCTTGAGCACGGCCCTGGCCGAGAGCCGGTTCGGGCCGATCCGGTAGTCGAGGTCGAGATCGTAGTGGTCGATATGAAGGTCCGCGCTGCCGACCCCCTGCGTATAGGTATCAAGCATGTGATCGCCTCGATCGGACTTCGCCGTGGCCGTCTTCCTCGCGGCCGGCGCCGTCGCGGACTTGTCCGTCTCGGCCTTCTTCTTCGAGTGCGGGAAGTTCTGGGGCATCCACCCAGGGTATGACAGGATTGCCGCTGAAGTAGGCATGGGCCGGCACGAACTCGCCGCGCATGACCAGCGACGTCGGTCCCACAGTGGCGTTCTCGCCCAGCGTGGATGCCGGCAGGATGACGCTGTTGGGCCCCAAGGTGGCACCGGAATCGAGCTGAACGGTGTCGAGGCTCATCACCCGATCGTGGAACAGGTGAGTCTGGACCACACAACCGCGGTTGACCGTCGAATTGTCCCCGAGGCGGACGAGGTCGGCCTCCGGAAGCCAGTACGACTCGCACCACACTCCATGGCCGATCTTCGCTCCCATCGCCCGCAGGTACCACACGATCGCTGGCGTGCCCACGGCATTTCGCGCAAACCAGGGTGCGGCCACGAGTTCGACGAAGCAGTCGGCGACCTCATTGCGCCAGATGAATGATGACCACAGGGGATGTTCTCCGGCACGGATGGGACCAGCGAGGATCCATTTCGCGGCCACGGCCAATCCCGCCGCCACGGCACCAGCGGCCATCATCACGATCCCCGAGGTGAGCAGGGCCAGCAGCACCGAGGCGAAGAACGTCGTCGACTGTGCGGCCACTCCGCCCGGCAACCCGAGGAAGAACCAGATGGTGAGGACGACCCCGGTGATGAGCACGCCGCCTGCGATGATCGACGAGATCCGCAGCGTCTCCCAGAAGGCACGGGCGGCCTTGACCGCGAAGGCCGGGGAGTAGGTGAGTGACTCGTCGGATTCCACGGCGGCGCGGCGCAGCTGCACCGGGGGAGAGCCGAGCCACGACGATCCCTTCTTCGCCTTCGCCGGTGCCGCAGAGAGCACTGCGACGAGGGAGTTCTTCGGTACCCTGCGGCCAGGGGAGGCGATTCCCGAGTTGCCGAGAAACGCGCGTTTGCCGACCTTCGCACGACCGGCGCGCATCCAGCCGTGCCCGAGTTCGTAGCTGGCGACCATGGTGTCATCAGCAAGGAAGGCACCGGCCGCGATCGTCGTCATCTTCGGAACGAAGACGACCGTCGAGATCTCTGTACCAGGCCCCACCTTCGCACCCAGGAGGCGCAGCCACCATGGGGTGAGCATCGACGCATAGAGGGGAAACAGGAGATCCCGGGCCATGTCGAGCAGCCGCTCCGTCGCCCATACCCGGTAGCCGCGGGCCGACCGGACGGGGAACTCTCCCTCTTCCATCCCGATCGCCAGAATCCGCACGGACACGAGGACGAGCAGTGCGGTGGTGAGGAACCACAGGCACGCGACCACAGGTGACCACGCCACCATCAGCCAGGAAGACTCGACGACCTCGATCCCGGAGACCCCGAGCATAATCGCCACACCCGGAACCACCGCAAGGTACGGCAGCAGCGCATTGATCTGCGACCCGACGGCATAGAACAGAAAAGGCAGACGACGCCGAGGCGGGGGATCCGGCCAGGACTTCTTCGCCTTCCCGACCCGCACGGCCGGCGACCCCGAATAGATCTGGTTCTTCCGCACCCGACCGGTCACCGCGGATCCGGGTTCGACGAGGGCCCCGACCCCCACCTCGGCGCCGGGCATGAGCGTTGACCGGGCACCGATCGTGGCATTGCGGGCGACATCGATGCGTCCGATGCGCAGCAGATCGCCGTCGACCCACCAGCCCTTGAGATCGACCTCCGGTTCGACCGCCGCACCCTCGCCGAGGGTGAGGAAGCCAGTCACCGGCGGAACCGAGTGCAGATCGGCATCGGACCCGATCCGATTGCCCAGAAGCTTCGCATACCAGGTCACCCAGGGCGCGCTCGCCACCGAGACCGCAGCGGCGAGGTCCGCGATGTGCTCGGCCAGCCACAGCCGCTTGTGCACCCACCCCGAGCGCGGATAGACACCTGGCCGGATTCCGATCATGAGCAGGCGTGCCGCGCCCGCGGAGATGAGCATCCGCCCCCACGCGGTGACGAAGACGAGGAAGAGGACGAGCAGGACCGGCCACGGCGTGAACGGCAGGTCCGCGCCGAGGCCGACACCGATATCGGCCGCGAGCATCGCCAGCACGACCCACCTGATCCCGCCGAGGATGTGCACCGGAATCCCGAGCAGAACCTGGAAGGCTTGCATCCCCCGGGAGGTCCGTGTGATCGTGCGCTTCGGTCCCGACGGTCCGATGCCGGACCCTTCCTCGCCGAGGCAGAGCTTGGCCAGGGCGCCGAAGCGCGGATGCGCGTAGATATCGCCGACGGTGACGCTGGGATGGCGGGTGCGCAGTCGGGACACGAGCTGAGCGGCGCCGAGCGAGCCGCCGCCGGCGGTGAAGAAGTCCGTGTCGCTGCCCGGTCGGGCACCGAGGACCGCGGCCCATTGCCCGGCGACCCACTCCATATCCTCGTCGAAGACCTCATCGGACCCACCCGCCTCGGCCTCGCCGGTCAGCGGCCAGGGCAGGGCGTTGCGGTCAACCTTGCCGGAGGTCTTCGTAGGCAGATCCTCGACGAGGGCCAGACGGGGAACAAGTGCGGCCGGCAGTTCGTCACGCAGGCGAGCCTCCCAGCTGGGAAGGTCGGCCTCGACGGAACCGGCGCCGGGCGCGAGGTAGCCGATGAGGACGTCCGTGCCGGCCGCGGTCTTCTTCACCGCGGCGGCAGCGCCTTCGACACCGGGCAGAGCCTGCAGAGCCGTATCGATCTCGCCGAGTTCGATGCGCCGGCCCCCGAGCTTGATCTGCTCATCGGCACGACCGACGAAGATCAGCCCGGCCGGATCATTGATGACGAGATCGCCGGACCGATACGCCCGGTCCCAGCCGAGGCTCGGCATGGGGGCGAACTTCTCGGCGTCCTTGGCCGCATCGAGATAGCGGGCCAGCCCGACTCCGCCGATGATGAGCTCACCGGTCTCACCCTCGGCGACGGGCACACCCTCGGCATCGACGACGGCCAGAGTCCAACCCTTGAGCGGCAGGCCGATGCGCACCGGCAAGGATCCATCGAGCTTGGCCGCACACGCGACGACGGTCGCCTCGGTGGGGCCGTAGGTGTTCCACACTTCACGGTCGTCGTCGCTGAGCCGACGTCCGAGCTCGGGCGGACACGCTTCACCGCCGAAGATGAGGAGGCGGACATCGTCGAGGCTCTCCGCCGGCCACAGAGCGGCCAAGGTCGGCACGGTCGAGACGACGGTGATCTGCCGCGACGACAGCCACGGCCCCAGATCCATTCCGGACTTCACCAGTGCTCGCGGGGCGGGGACGAGGCACGCACCGTGCCGCCAGGCCAACCACATCTCCTCACAGCTGGCATCGAAGGCCACGGACAGGCCGGCCAGGACGCGGTCGCCGGGACCCAGCGGGTCCTCGGCGCAGAACAGGGCCGCCTCGGCATCGACGAAGGCCGCAGCCGAACGGTGGGTGACGGCCACGCCCTTCGGAGTGCCCGTCGAACCGGAGGTGAAGATCACCCAGCAGTCGTCATCGGGGGTGGGGGAACGCAGCTCAGACCGGCTGCGTGGTCCGCGCTCGGTGCGGGACTCGATGTGTGGTCCGGCGGTGACCACTCCGGTCACGGCCGCCTCGGTGAAAACGGTGCGCGCCCGCTCATCCGGGTCGTCGACGTCGACGGGAACGTAGGCCGCGCCGAGCATGAGAGTCGCGAGGATCGTCAGATACAGGTCCACCGAACCCGAGGGGACACGAATGCCGACCTTGTCACCGGGGCCGATGCCCGCTTCGGCCATCTCCAGTGCGAGATCGCGGATCGCAATGATGAGCTCTGAGTAGCTGAGCACCCGAGTGCCGTCATCGAGGGCAGGCTGATCGGGATTGGCAGCAGCCGACTCGAGGAGGACGTCGATGAGGGTGCGGTCCTCACGGGGCCGTAAGGGGGACGGGAACTGCGGTGCGAATTCTCTCACGGGTCTTCCGGGTCGATCGGGAGCTGACTGATGCCGGGCCGACCGGCATCGCCGGTGACCCTAACCCAGTAAGGTGTCGCGGACGTGAACACAGGTCGGGGCGCGAGAGCGCGTCCGGTCCCGGACAATGATCCTATCGTCACGATGCGAGTGCGATCGGCGTGGCGCGTCAGTTATCGTCACAGCGCAGTCGCCATCGTCGCGGCGAAGCAGCGATCGTCACACTGCGGGCGTCTGTGATCGAAACGAAGTCCTGATCGTCATGACCTGGGTATCCGTGATAGATGTGAGGAGACGGCCGTCCGCGGTCGACCAGCTGATTTTCAACGATGAGGAGCACGCCCATGGTCACAGTTCTCACCCACGCCACCGTCTTCGACGGCACCCGTTTCCTGCCCGGCACCCGGGACGTCGTCATCGACGGAGGACGGATCGCCTCGGTAGCCGAAGGAGGACAGGGATCACATAACGCCGGAGACGACTACATCGACTGCACGGGCATGACGATCATTCCCGGAGTCATCGACTGCCACGTCCACCTCACGAGCTCCGGAGCAGCCGCCGCCTCGAACTTCCACGATCCGTTCTCGCTGCAGTTCTACAACTCGGTGGCGAATATGGAAGCCACCCTCAGAGGCGGAGTCACTACCGTACGGGACGCAGGCGGCACCGACCTCGGGGCGAAGGTGGCCGTGGAGACCGGGGTGGTGCGCGGGCCGCGGATGACGATCGCGGTCAACATCATGTCCCAGACGGGCGGGCACGGAGACTTCCACCTCGTCTCCGGAGCCGACTCACCGTTCCTCGCACCGCATCCGGGCCGGCCGTCGGGAGTCGCCGACGGCCTCGAAGGGGTGCAGAGGAAGACTCGCGAGCTCCTGCGGGCCGGCGCCGACCACATCAAGATCTGCTCGACCGGGGGAGTGCTCTCCCCGCGTGACGACCCGCGCCACTCCCAGTTCACCGAGGCTGAGATCTCCGTCATCGTCGCCGAGGCGGCCGCCCAAGGTGCCGCTGTCATGTCCCATGCCCAGGGGGCGCCGGGCATCAAGAATGCCGTGCGCGCCGGGGTGCGCACGATCGAACACGGAATCTACCTCGACGACGAAGCCATCGACCTCATGCTCGAACACGGAACCTTCCTCGTCCCGACTCTGCAGGCACCCCAGGCCGTCATCAAGGCCGCCGACTCCGGTGCCGGACTGCCCGCCTCCGTCGTGGACAAGGCCCACCGCGTCGTCGCAGCACACCAGGAGTCGATCGCCAGGGCCCACGAAGCCGGAGTCCCGATCGCGCTGGGCACCGATGCCGGAGTCGGCCCACACGGTGAGAACCTCGAGGAGATCAGCCTGCTGGCCGGGGTGGGGCTGTCCACGACGGAAGCGCTCGCCGCCGGGACCTCCGTGGCGGCTCGCCTGCTCGATGACGATCGAGTCGGTCGCCTCGGTGAGGGCGGTCGGGCCGACCTCGTCGTCATCGACGGTGACCTGCGCACTGCCGACGTCCGAGGAATCGAGAACCGGGTCAACGCGGTCTACCTCGACGGTGAGCTCGTCTGAGCGGCTGAGCGGATCGGAACGTCGCCGAGGCGGTGCGCCCGGATCGTACGTCCGCAAGGGCACAGCCGCCTCGGTGGGTGAGATCGGTCTCGACCGATCTTCTGGTGAGGGAAACCTAACCTAATGGGGCTACCATGGGATTGACCGATCCATAGACCCCTGGCGTGTCGACGCGGCGGATATGCCCAGTGAGAGGAGTGCATCTCAACGATGAATCCGCTCGACTGGTCGTTTCCGATCGCCGTGACCTGGCTGATCATGTTCGGCATCATCATCGTCCGGGCCGGCGGCACCTTCCTCCTCGGACGTTTCGCCCGCAAAGGAATCCGCAAGTTCGACCGAGTCGAGAAGATCATGTCCGGACCCAAATACCGGCGCGCCGAGGATACGATCGACCGTTTCGGGGCACCCGTCGTGGCACTGAGCTTCCTCACCGTCGGACTGCAGACAGTGGTCAATCTGGCCGCCGGAA
Above is a window of Brevibacterium siliguriense DNA encoding:
- a CDS encoding Pls/PosA family non-ribosomal peptide synthetase; amino-acid sequence: MREFAPQFPSPLRPREDRTLIDVLLESAAANPDQPALDDGTRVLSYSELIIAIRDLALEMAEAGIGPGDKVGIRVPSGSVDLYLTILATLMLGAAYVPVDVDDPDERARTVFTEAAVTGVVTAGPHIESRTERGPRSRSELRSPTPDDDCWVIFTSGSTGTPKGVAVTHRSAAAFVDAEAALFCAEDPLGPGDRVLAGLSVAFDASCEEMWLAWRHGACLVPAPRALVKSGMDLGPWLSSRQITVVSTVPTLAALWPAESLDDVRLLIFGGEACPPELGRRLSDDDREVWNTYGPTEATVVACAAKLDGSLPVRIGLPLKGWTLAVVDAEGVPVAEGETGELIIGGVGLARYLDAAKDAEKFAPMPSLGWDRAYRSGDLVINDPAGLIFVGRADEQIKLGGRRIELGEIDTALQALPGVEGAAAAVKKTAAGTDVLIGYLAPGAGSVEADLPSWEARLRDELPAALVPRLALVEDLPTKTSGKVDRNALPWPLTGEAEAGGSDEVFDEDMEWVAGQWAAVLGARPGSDTDFFTAGGGSLGAAQLVSRLRTRHPSVTVGDIYAHPRFGALAKLCLGEEGSGIGPSGPKRTITRTSRGMQAFQVLLGIPVHILGGIRWVVLAMLAADIGVGLGADLPFTPWPVLLVLFLVFVTAWGRMLISAGAARLLMIGIRPGVYPRSGWVHKRLWLAEHIADLAAAVSVASAPWVTWYAKLLGNRIGSDADLHSVPPVTGFLTLGEGAAVEPEVDLKGWWVDGDLLRIGRIDVARNATIGARSTLMPGAEVGVGALVEPGSAVTGRVRKNQIYSGSPAVRVGKAKKSWPDPPPRRRLPFLFYAVGSQINALLPYLAVVPGVAIMLGVSGIEVVESSWLMVAWSPVVACLWFLTTALLVLVSVRILAIGMEEGEFPVRSARGYRVWATERLLDMARDLLFPLYASMLTPWWLRLLGAKVGPGTEISTVVFVPKMTTIAAGAFLADDTMVASYELGHGWMRAGRAKVGKRAFLGNSGIASPGRRVPKNSLVAVLSAAPAKAKKGSSWLGSPPVQLRRAAVESDESLTYSPAFAVKAARAFWETLRISSIIAGGVLITGVVLTIWFFLGLPGGVAAQSTTFFASVLLALLTSGIVMMAAGAVAAGLAVAAKWILAGPIRAGEHPLWSSFIWRNEVADCFVELVAAPWFARNAVGTPAIVWYLRAMGAKIGHGVWCESYWLPEADLVRLGDNSTVNRGCVVQTHLFHDRVMSLDTVQLDSGATLGPNSVILPASTLGENATVGPTSLVMRGEFVPAHAYFSGNPVIPWVDAPELPALEEEGRDGQVRDGAGREEDGHGEVRSRRSHA
- a CDS encoding metal-dependent hydrolase family protein → MVTVLTHATVFDGTRFLPGTRDVVIDGGRIASVAEGGQGSHNAGDDYIDCTGMTIIPGVIDCHVHLTSSGAAAASNFHDPFSLQFYNSVANMEATLRGGVTTVRDAGGTDLGAKVAVETGVVRGPRMTIAVNIMSQTGGHGDFHLVSGADSPFLAPHPGRPSGVADGLEGVQRKTRELLRAGADHIKICSTGGVLSPRDDPRHSQFTEAEISVIVAEAAAQGAAVMSHAQGAPGIKNAVRAGVRTIEHGIYLDDEAIDLMLEHGTFLVPTLQAPQAVIKAADSGAGLPASVVDKAHRVVAAHQESIARAHEAGVPIALGTDAGVGPHGENLEEISLLAGVGLSTTEALAAGTSVAARLLDDDRVGRLGEGGRADLVVIDGDLRTADVRGIENRVNAVYLDGELV
- a CDS encoding DedA family protein — encoded protein: MNPLDWSFPIAVTWLIMFGIIIVRAGGTFLLGRFARKGIRKFDRVEKIMSGPKYRRAEDTIDRFGAPVVALSFLTVGLQTVVNLAAGTTGMRYRRYVPALAVGGSLWALIYSTVGFLGFKAVAKAYQAEPGLTVGLGLVFVIAIIGLVIGLRKDRTPAEEATSASAN